The genomic window ttatttatttatttataatttataaatatactaatttagaataaaaaaaatctcccCTTCTTTTGGAGGTTGTGGGGCcgacattaattttttaaaaatttaattgcacATTGGGTACCAATCTTTTCacgcttttttattttggtccctaaaccctaaactttgcatattttttattttaggtttcaaataattttttaaagattaatttatataataatataatatttggtagttgaatttttttacatTGTAAAAAGtactattttgatttcgattgTCTTTTAATTAGTCTTTTTTTTGTGCTTCTGATAATTAGTTACGTACTGATttctttactaatttaaaatttaggaatcaaatactttattaattatatatgtaacgATAAAAGTTAATGAGGGCACAATAAAGACGTTGCGGCTAAGAATACCAAAGATAGTATTTTTACTCtacttagtttttttattttttttttgtaaattctatcttgatgataatagaaaaatattatttatctttcttaatactATAATGAgcgttttgttttattttaaactgatttatttattttacttattaggtttaaatatttttaaaaaaaatatgctttagtttcattctttaatttattttttaatttttaattattcaatactgagataaataatatttaaaaatattaatacataataaaaaagtaatattatttattataattatttactatTGTACTGTTTTTCCGTCGCATCGCGGAGCCCTTAACTAGTTAACACTGATTCGCAACATTGACTTCCATGTGGCAAAGTTAGAGCTATCTCGCAACAGTGAGGGGTGTGTAAGACATGCTCATATATTGTTCTTTACTAAAAAAACGAGAGAGGCCGAAATCTTGTAGGtaatatatattcaataataaAGACATTGATTATTAGTTGGAAAAAGCATAGAAACATATAAGTAAATGCTACTCGTACATCCAAATTGAAGTGTATATTTTACATCCTACTTATCTAATGGATGAGGGTTACTTATTAGTTACTTGATGTGAACAGTAAAAACATCCCACCTATTGGATGAATGGAATGTAAAATATGCATATACTTTCAGATGTATTTAATAGTATTGCTAAAACATATATTTGCCATCGTTTaacctattttttaatttgttcttaatagatgataaatttaataaacaaaataggTAAAAACGTGCATAACTTATCTAAACGCTGTACCATCTTGAGGTGGCTACTCAACCTCTTTTGGACCaatccaatggaccaaaatagtTAACCAACccttttgattttagttaaaaaaaaaaaaacagtaagtCTACTCACCAGGTGGGCTAAGTTGTAATATTACATCCCAAAGAGTTGTATACCTAGCAGCCAATCTTAGACTTTTAATTCGGTTAAAAAATTGTGAAGGCCGCTTCTGTGGTTTGTTAGTCTGGTTATATGCAATTTTAGTTTATTCAAACATAATTTGAGCTTcatgaataagaaaaaaattattattttttatttttttaactatataacTTCTGTTTTttagaatagaaaaataatttaggaaCTAATTAAGCGCATCAGTCACTTAATAACTTGCCACTCTTCTAAGTCTGTGGTCTAGTTAGGGTGGTTGGGTTTTTTGAATAGAGTAAATATACACTATTTGACCATTCCAAGTAGAAAATTTGAGGATTAATTTATGTCCAAGCATtctcaattgatttaatttgtaTGGGTTCTGGAATAGGAAAAACTACAGGTGAATTGAAGATGATAAACTTATTGGGCTTTTTGTTCTGAAGTTAACTGCTTCTTAACTACCAATCAGATTATGACCTAATCTACTTGGAATTTTCTAGCTATTATAAAATTAGATGTCCAGTTTTCCTTGAGTTAGCTAATGGTCAAACACATTTCATGACTAAAAAGGAAACACAGGATGGAATGGGTATCCCATGTGGCTTTCTCAAAAAGGAGTTAGATCTAGATGCAACTCAGTTAATCGGGAAAAGTCCTCATCCATACACCACTGAATGCTTTCCCTTCTAATCCAAGAAAGAGGCTAATCTTAATATCCAATGAAGTCATCTCCATTGGTAGGTGAGCAGCCACCATCAAATCTTTGAATCGGGCCAAGGTGGTAGGAAAAGGAGATGTGCTTGGTAGGAAAAGACTAATTCTTGGTAGGGATTGTCATTGCTAGCTTGGAGTCTATTACTACGGCGGTTAGAATAGTTTTAGACGTGTTTCGCATGCAAATgttccctctttttcttttttttttctgtagcgGTCTTTCATTTCCATGCACAAAAAATAGCCGATCTTTCTTTGTATTGACCAGCAATTGAGACTAGCCTGGTCCATCATGTGTCAATTTTCGTTTAAAATGATAATTAAGTAGTTTCAGAATTATTGATGACACCATATAAAAGGagtttgagaatgtttttgcacTACATCTAGATCAAAGTTAATAGGAATTTCATCAGTTTTCTTCATTAACTTTGATTTGTGGAATTTTATCACGTAGCTTTTGGTGTAATATATAGTTTATGTTTATGAGATAATGTAGTTAGAGcccaataaaaaatatagcaaGATGTTGGTAGTGTTAGGAGAAGATGGTGAGAACTCCATAGATAACGCTGAACTCCTCACAGTTGTAAATGGTGTGATTGTTTtggaaattttaattaatgtaGTTGTCCTTAACACTGTTGTGATTATAAAACTCATCGTCGGCATCATGTAAGAATCTCCAATTTGGCCAAGAAGGTTGGAGACAACTCTCCTAAAAGGTGACAAGTTAAGTTATTAAATGTCTGATTGGCATGGCacataaaatttcttttctattttgaatAGCAATAGTTAAATAAGATCAatcaaacaagaaaaagaacCGATCGTCTCTAGcttaagtggcaaagggcttggtggttggtatccaatgtcccaagttcgaatcgtagttgattcacatttctagctaagtttatttctaaattaaataaatgaagcggatagcattctatttatctttcaaaaaaaaaaaaatcaaataagaaGGAATTGAAGAACAGGGTTGAAATCTCCACTTGCATGTATAGTGAAAAATACGTGAATTATGCGAGGTTTAAGATTAActctaatatcatattatcaaaAGTTCGGTCTGATTTAAAATAGCCCAGTAAGTGCAACTATGATCGTCACATATGTACAAACAATAATAACTACCTCCATAGATAAACTCCTTAGGATGGTTATTACTCTAACGAATAAATGTACAACTGAGTGggtattaaattataaattaagaaACCACCCATGGTTTGTATTATCAAAAGCAAATGTTATGATCATTTGCTGTCCTTGGGAATATATCCTAGCACTGGAGAATTGTGTAACAAGCATTGAGGAAATTACTGCCTCCTAACAAAGAGGCTAGTTGGTGAACCAATTAACTTGTTCAGTGTTGAACTAgttgtttttcaaaaataataaattccaAACCCTTTGGAGCACAAATTAAAACCTAACCTGCCAAccagtataaaaataaataaataaataaattctataaAAGTGATCACTAAAATGGACTTTCCCCAGGATGTCTATATATAAGAACCTCTCCCTTTCATTTGCATTGCAACTTGAGTACTTCCATAGAGTACATATCCCAAAGTTAAAGCCGTTTTAGTTAAAGTAGTTGATGGATGCTCACTCCATATTTGTTATCACAATTTggctcctctctctcctttttctcctctctcaaaCCAATGCTAAAGTTCACTACCATGATTTTGttgtatgctctctctctctctctctctctctctctcttaattacGTGTATGAAATTTTTGTTGTTCTTGGTCTAAGAGGATCTTAGATATTGTTAAGAATCTGttcatttttaatatattcttgTAGATTCAAGAAACTCCAGTGAAGAGGCTGTGCAATACCCGTAACATAATTACGGTGAACGGAGAATTTCCTGGGCCGACCATTGAGGTTAATAGTGGGGACACACTCGTGGTCAACGTGGTGAATCGTGCTCAGTACAACGTCTCACTACACTGGTGACGACTTAATTACTATGTGTCcatttattaaagtaattttatccatgcactttacatataggtatatatatgtaaagtgcACTAATGTTGCGCCTCAAATGACTCGTGGATTGAACATTTTGATGCATATGATGGTTGAGTGCACTTTGACATTAGATTTATTCTCTATGCTAGAACCAGAAGCAAGAAAGGTAAAAGCCTCAATCAACCGTAATGAGGTTCAAAAACAAAAGATCAGCTTGAAGCTTTGGGTATTTAATAAAAGAACTTTAAAGCTTGCTAAAATATTTCTACGCGACAAATATTATTACAAAGATACTCTTTAACCTATCAGGTCTAATCATAAATAAAACTCTTAAAAGAAACACTAACAACTTTTTGACGATGACCTGATCTCTGCAGCTTTACTCCTGCATGGAAGCTCAGAACTccgaattatatatattaattatattaatgtTTTTACAGGCACGGGATTCGACAGATGAGAACGGCGTGGGCCGACGGGCCGGAGTTTGTGACGCAGTGCCCGATCAGGCCGGGAGGGAGCTACAAGTACCGGTTCACGGTCGAGGGACAGGAAGGCACGCTGTGGTGGCACGCCCACAGCTCCTGGCTCCGCGCCACGGTCTACGGCGCTCTCATTGTCCACCCCAAGGAGAACCACTCCTACCCTTTCGCCGAGCCGACAAGAGAGATCCCCATCATCCTCGGTcctaaatctctctcttttcctcttagGACGATAACCTGTTGCAGATTATCAAAAACATCCAGCATGATATTGAAAATTAGCAAAAAGAATATTTGATCATTTCAATATCCCATAAGAATTTTGCCTCATAATATGTTAATGATGATCAACAGGGGAATGGTGGGACGCGAATCCAATTGATGTCGTCAAAGAAGCTGCGCAGACCGGAGCGGCTCCAAATATCTCCGACGCCCTCACCATCAATGGCCAGCCTGGAGATCACTACAACTGCTCAAGCAAAGGTCTGTTAGTCTCATTTCTGCCACTGCTGCAAAATCCTGTAAGAAGAGACTTTTAGTTAAGATGCAGAATTTGGAAATAATAAGGCAtgaagtgtaaaaaaaaaaaaaattttgagagagaaaggtagcatgctacccgcttcgtttatttcatttaaaaataaatttagctgaaaatgtgaatcggctaggattcgaacttggatctcggataccaaccatcaagcccttttgccgcttgcgctaggaacggtcggtatgaAGTGTAAAAATTGACAGCAACAAACTAAACATGCAGAAACAACCACATTTCCGGTGAAGCCCGGCGAGACCAACCTGCTGCGGTTCATAAATGCGGCTCTCAACACTGAGCTATTTGTCTCCATAGCCAACCACCAGATGACGGTGGTTGCAGCGGACGCCTCCTACACGAAGCCCTTTGCAACTTCCGTCATCATGCTCGGTCCGGGCCAGACAACTGACGTCCTCGTCACCATGGACCAGGCTCCCACGAGCTACTACATTGCAGCCCGGGCCTATTCTAGTGCTCAGGGCCTCCCATTCGacaacaccaccaccaccgccatcGTCGAGTACGACTGCGGCTGCGCCACCAAGCCAGGACAGTCCATCCCGCCAGCATTCCCAGCTCTCCCAGTTTACAACGACACCGCAACCGCCACAGCCTTTGCCGCCGGCCTTAAAAGCATATCGAAAGTTAAAATTCCCGAACCGGTCGACGAGCACCTGTTCTTCACCGTCGGCCTCGGCTTGTTCGATTGCCATCCAGGACAACAGTGCGGCGGCCCAAAGGGGACTCGACTGGGGGCCAGCATAAACAACGTCTCCTTTGTGTTCCCATCCGACTACTCCATTCTCCAGGCGCACCGCCAGGGCGTGCCAGGAGTGTTCACCACAGACTTCCCAGCCAACCCACAGGTGCAGTTCGACTACACGGCGACCGACATTTCCCACGAACTGTGGCAGCCCGTTGCAGCGACAAAGTTGTACAAATTAAAGTTCGGTTCCGTCGTTCAGCTGGTGCTGCAAGGAACTAACATCTTCGTAGGCGAGAATCATCCCATCCACATCCACGGCTATGACTTCTATATACTGGCCGAGGGCTTCGGAAACTTTGATCCAGCGAAGGACACGGCAAAGTTCAACCTCGTCGACCCACCGATGAGGAATACTGTCGCGGTGCCGGTCAAGGGTTGGGCAGTAGTCCGGTTTGTCGCGGACAACCCAGGGGTGTGGCTCTTGCATTGCCATTTGGATGTTCACATCAGCTGGGGACTAGCAATGGCATTCCTGGTGGAGGATGGAGACAGTGAGTTGGAGTCCTTAGAGCCAGCTCCGGTCGACCTTCCCCCGTGCTAAGTAATAGAAGAGAACAAAGAGATACAGCACAGAGTCagcaattatattattttcttctattgTTTTGGTCATTCTTCCTTTTGGGTTTTTGATAAGGATCtaaattctctttttctttttcattattagcttctttttttcccccagATTTGTCAGTGTTACCCATATAAATTGAATTCTGTAATGAATAAAGTTCTTTCCATTATCTttcgaagaagattgagagaaGTATGAAGGAACAGAGAGGTAGTAAAAGCATAGAAACAAAGGCTAATCCGGAAACACCATAGAATCAGCAGGGACAGCAGCTGAATTGCAATTGTAATGCCGGTTAAAAAAGGGAATCAACGGAAGTAACCGCTGCAGAAGATTACTGATGACAAAGTGCGATAGGAACAGATGAATAAATCTGGATAATACAATGACATTGATTGATCACCCCACCCGCAGACATTTCCTTCTCATGCTATAGATCAGTTAGGCTGgcaatgagcgagccggctcgcgttcgactcgtgttcggctcgatattcggctcactcgagctcgactcgaaattaaatgagtcgagcttgaacaaaataaaagctcgaaattcatttcaagctgagcttgagtattactcgctCGCTCAAATTAGCgtaaaagctcgaatatatatatatatatatatatatatatatatatataatatatatatatatataataataaatatatatatatatatataatgtattttaattatatataggctttaatttaatttgggccattattgttggcccataaaataaacccaacaagtacaaccgtacaattgagcccaactctaaatttacataacacactctctctttcagactttcactatTGCACATAATCTTAAAATATGATAACATTCACACAGACTCTCATCCAATCaagcagtcaccctagctcacatttcttgcaattattttgtattttgaactattggatatattgtatcaaattataggtaatgttctataaaaaattaactattgattatataatgttgagaatttcaatcggctcgtttagagctcgagctcggctcgactcgaaattaggctcgctccagctcggctcgaattaatttcaggctgagcttgagcctagatttaggctcgaaattaatttcaagccgaatttaagctgacataagctcgctcgagctcggcaaGTTTCCACCCCTAGATCAAGTTAATTATTGTCAACCAAAGCTAACATTGATCGATTGCGCAGATATCGAAGGACAAACCAATGCATAGTGATACCAGAAACACCCGTAACAAATATTAGTTTTGTTTTCATGGTGAGGAAGCTAATCAACTTTGTTAATATAACAAAACCGATTTTTGAGTCTGATACGGAACAAATGTGTTgggtatgaaaaaaaattacgcACAGAGGTAGCTAAAGATAAAGAAGAGAAACAATCAGTGAAAGGTACACCACATTTGAAGGGCTTCCATAATAGTAACCTCTAGGAATGATAATTCGCCAAATTTGACCCAAATTTAAAACTCATGAAGTAAACATACAGATCCTGAACACTTAACAGCCGATTCTTAACCACTAGGAACCAAAAGTCAGTAAAAAACTCCTCAAATAgtagaaggggaaaaaaaaaaaaaatctgtaacgaatatatataaaaaataagtaccTCAAGAATAATCAAATCCCACAATTGCTGCACTAGTAAACAACAGCTTGGAGACGCAGTTGGTAGCGAAATCAACGAAAATGTTTTTGAGAGGGCGTTTTGGGGTTCGGCAATGGAGCCCGACCAGAGTCGACGAACGATCGAGTCGAGTCGAGTCGCCGAGTCTCTCTCGATGGTGAGGTGAGGCTAAAGTCTAATCGGATCGGGCAATAGGTTGGTTCGGGTTAAACTCAGCTGACCGAACtgacctttttctttttttttttttctttttttttcttttttttgaggaaaggaTAGCATGccatctgcttcattcattagagaGATAAACTAAACTACATGAATGAGGCAACGGGACCTCAGCGAgggcagaaaaaaaaatcgcTAGGAGAAGCTGGACGGAGAATGCAGATTGTATGTTGCGTGAAGGTGATGAGAAAAATATTGACAATTTATTTTCACGATGCGTTTTTTCTAGATTTCTCATGGTGATGACCTCTGAGAGTGTCACATCGGCCGATTTAGGAGATAACGTGCATTCGAGCTGGGAGCGACCGATGGTAAGGCTGGGAGCGCAGCCTACGAGGACTAGACTAATCAATCTTACAGCTGGCTGGTGGGTCATTTAGGAAGTCAGGAATGGAGTAATCTTTTGGCAGGCCCAGATGGACCCTAACCTAGCGGTGTATAAGATCAAACAACTGTTGAACCGATGGGCGTGAACCGACCATATCTTAAATAAACTTAATTTGTAACGTCAATAAAAAATGGATAGAGAATCCTTATATTTAGTTTTCTATGGCAAGTTTTTGAGttctaattttttgtatttagtatttaattagtaaaattagaaattttactaaatttcataattaatttCGTCAAATCTAATAATCTCAATTATTTTTCAGtaagtaaaatttttgaaaattttaagagCCTATTTCAAAGTCGCCAAGAGTCGAGACTTAAGAGGATATTAGTAAAGGCTTTTAAAGCACTGTATGGCCTACCATTGCGAAagcaatatatttttatagtttatagTAATTTTAGAATTAAGGCCTACTTTAAAATGTAGAGTAGCTAAAGGTGAGCATGTGGTTGCTAATGGCATCTATTTTATACTTTCaaaggtttaaaatttttaaaatatttctttatttttatatttaaaaatttcggTTGCATCAGTTACCAGAGAATtgtataaatagatatatataagatCGATCTACGTTCGcatgaaagtttttttttttttttttttttttttttttgtgggcaTGTATCGACAACTTAGACGAGATTCATTCACTAAAAATGTTCTAGACGCTGCATATATCATCACAAACCACGTACATCCCATAACGCTTCTTGGATGTATTAGATTAACTGTTTCATGTTTTTGGATCCGTAGACACGTAGCAAACCTAACCAAATTGCACGGGCCACCTCCTCCCCCATTTTGATCTCCTCTCTCTACAACATTCCACCATTCTTTCCAGCTCCAAAAAGAAGAACGAGGCTTAATTTCCTTCCTACGGAGAGAGGGtgttctttaaaaaataataaaaataaaaagtgggTCCCACGCCACGTGTCGGGATGTTGTCAACACGTGTCACCTGGAGGGCTCTCCTCCTCTGCGCTTCGTGACACCTGCGTTACACGGTCGAGATCCGAAGCGATCGAGAAGGGTCGTGGTGCACCCTTTTTAGATGGTGACGAGTTAGCGGGAGATTAGTACGTCGTTAATTGTtgcagagagagagggagagataagAGTAAGGAGCTCGATCattaggaggaagaagaagagttgtTGTAGTAATGGCAATGGCACAGACGATGAAGGCGCACGGGCAGGCGGACCGGCAGTACTACAAACTGCTGAGCGGCCACACCAT from Ananas comosus cultivar F153 linkage group 23, ASM154086v1, whole genome shotgun sequence includes these protein-coding regions:
- the LOC109727869 gene encoding laccase-3-like, with the protein product MDAHSIFVITIWLLSLLFLLSQTNAKVHYHDFVIQETPVKRLCNTRNIITVNGEFPGPTIEVNSGDTLVVNVVNRAQYNVSLHWHGIRQMRTAWADGPEFVTQCPIRPGGSYKYRFTVEGQEGTLWWHAHSSWLRATVYGALIVHPKENHSYPFAEPTREIPIILGEWWDANPIDVVKEAAQTGAAPNISDALTINGQPGDHYNCSSKETTTFPVKPGETNLLRFINAALNTELFVSIANHQMTVVAADASYTKPFATSVIMLGPGQTTDVLVTMDQAPTSYYIAARAYSSAQGLPFDNTTTTAIVEYDCGCATKPGQSIPPAFPALPVYNDTATATAFAAGLKSISKVKIPEPVDEHLFFTVGLGLFDCHPGQQCGGPKGTRLGASINNVSFVFPSDYSILQAHRQGVPGVFTTDFPANPQVQFDYTATDISHELWQPVAATKLYKLKFGSVVQLVLQGTNIFVGENHPIHIHGYDFYILAEGFGNFDPAKDTAKFNLVDPPMRNTVAVPVKGWAVVRFVADNPGVWLLHCHLDVHISWGLAMAFLVEDGDSELESLEPAPVDLPPC